CACGCAGGCGGACGGCGGCTTCGCACCGCGCCCCGACTTCCGGCCGCTGACCCGTTTCGAGGGCCAGGGACTGGACAAGGGACATGTCGTGAACGACCTCCTCTTCCGCCGCGTACAGCACGTGGACCAACCCCCCACCGGCGCCTGACCGCACCCGCACGTCTCCGCCTGCGGACAGCGCCCCTCCGTCGTTAGGGTCAATGCCGTGGCCACCTGCCCCCCACACCCGTCGTACCCCAGCGGCCCCACCGACGGCGCGCCCACGCCCGGCGCCCCCGGCGCCCTGCGGCACGCCCACTGGTGGCAGCGCCCCTGGGTGCGCTACGGCGCGCCGACCACGCTCCTCGCGCTCTCCGGCCTGGTCATCCTCGCCCTGGTCCGCGAAGAGACGGGCACGGAAGGGTTCCTGGTCGGACTCGGGCTGGCCGTCCTCCCGGTGCCGCTGCTCATCGCCGCGTTCCGCTGGCTGGACCGGGTCGAGCCGGGCCCCTGGCGGAACCTGGTGTTCTGCTTCGCCTGGGGCGCCTGCGCGGCGGCGCTGATAGCGATCGTCGCCAACAGCTTCGCGACGCGATGGATAGCGACGGCGACCGCGGACCCGGCCGGCGCGGACACCCTCGGCGCGACCGTCATAGCCCCCGTGGTCGAGGAGTCGGCCAAGGCGGCGGCCGTCTTACTGGTCTTCCTCTTCCGCCGCCGCGACTTCACCGGCATCGTCGACGGAGTCGTCATAGCCGGTGTCACCGCCACCGGCTTCGCGTTCACGGAGAACATCCTCTACCTGGGCACCGCCTTCGGCACCGACCAGCTCACCGGCCACACCGGCATCGCCTCCGTCACGGCGGCGACCTTCTTCGTGCGCATCGTCATGTCGCCGTTCGCGCACCCGCTCTTCACCGTGCTCACCGGCATCGGCTTCGGCATCGCCGCGCTCTCGGCGGACCGCCGCCCCGTCCGCCGCGTCGCCTTCCCCCTCGCCGGGCTGCTGCTCGCGATGGGCATGCACGCGATGTGGAACGGCTCGTCGGCGTTCGGCGAGTACGGCTTCTTCGCCGTGTACGCGGCGTTCATGGTGCCCATCTTCGGTCTGCTGACCTGGCTGGTGGTCTGGACGCGGCAGCGGGAGCTCAGGACCGTACGGGAGGAGCTGCCCGCGTACGCCGTGGCCGGCTGGCTGACCCCGGTCGAGCCGTACGCGCTCGGCTCGATGCGGGCCCGGCGGATCGCCCGCCAGTACGCCCGCCGGCACGCGGGGAAGGCCGCGGCGCGGGAGGTGGCGCGGTACGAGGCGTACGCGACGTCCCTGGCGTTCCTGCGGCACCGGGCCGGCCGCGGCCGGGTCGGTGCCGACTTCGTCGTCCGGGAACGGGAGCTCCTCGACGAACTGTGGCGGCGCCGGGAGACGGCCCGCCCCGCGCTGGATCACGCGGCCCGGATCACGGCCCCTCCGGTCCCGGTGGCGGCCCCGCCCTGGCCGGTGTACGGGGTGTACGGCTACGGCCACCAGCCGACGCCGTACCCCGCCTACAACCCGTACCGCTCCTAGGGGGTGTCCCCGGGCCCGCTTCAGGCAGAGGCCTCCGTGAGCCGCTCCACCTCCGCCTCGGAGAGGGTCAGCTCGCCCACGCCCAGCAGCGCGGGCAGCTGTTCCACCGTCCGCGCGGAGGCGATCGGCGCCGCCACGGTCGGCTGCGCGGCGAGCCAGGCCAGCGCCACGGTGGCGACGGGCACGTCATGCGCCGAGGAGATCTCGTCGAGGGCGTCGAGGACCTTCCGCCCGCGCTCGGTCTCCAGGTGCCGCGCGGCACTGCCCGCCCGCGCGCTGTCGACGGTCGTACCGGGCCGGTACTTGCCCGTGAGGAAGCCGGAGGCGAGCGCGTAGTACGGAACGGCGGCGAGACCGCTCCGCTCGGCGAGGTCCTGGAGTTCGCCCTCGTAGGTGTCGCGGGAGACCAGGTTGTAGTGGGGCTGGAGGGCCACGTACCGGGCGAGCCCCTCGCGGTCGGAGAACTCCAGGGACGCCCGCAGCCGCTCCGCCGAGATGTTGGAGGCGGCGATGTGGCGCACCTTCCCGGCCTTCACGAGGTCGTCGAGGGCGCCGATGATCTCCTCCACCGGCACCTCGGGCTGGTCGAAGTGCGTGTAGTAGAGGTCGATGTAGTCGGTGCCGAGGCGGCGCAGGGAGGCGTCGGCGGCGGCCTTGATGTTGGCGGCGGACAGTCCCTGGAACTCGGGGTGCTGGCTGACCTTCGTGGCGACGACGACATCGGCGCGGTTGCCGCGCGCCCGGAGCCACCTGCCGAGGACGGTCTCGGACTCACCGCCCTGGTTGCCCTCGACCCACGCCGAGTAGACGTCGGCGGTGTCGACGAAGTTGCCGCCGGCGGCGGTGTAGGCGTCGAGGACGGCGAACGACTGGTCCTCGTCGGCGGTCCAGCCGAAGACGTTGCCGCCGAGGGCGAGCGGGAAGACCTCGAGGTCGGAGGAGCCGAGTTTGCGCAGAGAAGTCATGTCCCGTGTCAACGGCCGTGCGGGGGAGGCTGATTCCACAGCGGACGCAAAACTCCCGTAAACGCCCCTCCGCACGGAACCGAGGACGCGGTTGCTCAGACGCTCAGGCCCTTGCCGCGCAGCCAGGCCAGCGGGTCGATCCCGCTGCCGGAACCGCCGGAGTGCACCTCGAGGTGGAGGTGGGCACCGGTGACGTTGCCGGTGGCGCCGACGCGGCCGATGACGTCGCCCGTGCTGACCTTCTGGCCGACGCTGACGCCGATCGACGACTGGTGCGCGTACCAGATCTCCGTGCCGTCATCGAGGGTCAGGACGGTCTTGTAGCCGTACGAACCGCTCCAGCCCGCC
This genomic stretch from Streptomyces sp. Go-475 harbors:
- a CDS encoding PrsW family intramembrane metalloprotease, producing MATCPPHPSYPSGPTDGAPTPGAPGALRHAHWWQRPWVRYGAPTTLLALSGLVILALVREETGTEGFLVGLGLAVLPVPLLIAAFRWLDRVEPGPWRNLVFCFAWGACAAALIAIVANSFATRWIATATADPAGADTLGATVIAPVVEESAKAAAVLLVFLFRRRDFTGIVDGVVIAGVTATGFAFTENILYLGTAFGTDQLTGHTGIASVTAATFFVRIVMSPFAHPLFTVLTGIGFGIAALSADRRPVRRVAFPLAGLLLAMGMHAMWNGSSAFGEYGFFAVYAAFMVPIFGLLTWLVVWTRQRELRTVREELPAYAVAGWLTPVEPYALGSMRARRIARQYARRHAGKAAAREVARYEAYATSLAFLRHRAGRGRVGADFVVRERELLDELWRRRETARPALDHAARITAPPVPVAAPPWPVYGVYGYGHQPTPYPAYNPYRS
- a CDS encoding aldo/keto reductase — translated: MTSLRKLGSSDLEVFPLALGGNVFGWTADEDQSFAVLDAYTAAGGNFVDTADVYSAWVEGNQGGESETVLGRWLRARGNRADVVVATKVSQHPEFQGLSAANIKAAADASLRRLGTDYIDLYYTHFDQPEVPVEEIIGALDDLVKAGKVRHIAASNISAERLRASLEFSDREGLARYVALQPHYNLVSRDTYEGELQDLAERSGLAAVPYYALASGFLTGKYRPGTTVDSARAGSAARHLETERGRKVLDALDEISSAHDVPVATVALAWLAAQPTVAAPIASARTVEQLPALLGVGELTLSEAEVERLTEASA